One Psychrobacillus glaciei genomic region harbors:
- a CDS encoding GNAT family N-acetyltransferase, with translation MNFSKLLETFPTVQTKCIILRKLELEDAPILLNYYSNEKVYRHLDWNGPESLERSYEVINTWNEGYDKGWIIRFAIANKVTNEIIGTIFLSEFAGKRAEIGYELSEEYWCRGIMSEAVKEVLSKGFNQLGLVRIQAFVADENIASKKLLTKFYFKKEGCLRRYECHGVTGNAKIC, from the coding sequence ATGAACTTTTCGAAATTATTAGAAACGTTTCCGACAGTACAAACTAAATGCATTATATTAAGAAAGTTAGAGTTAGAGGATGCCCCTATCCTATTAAACTATTATTCAAATGAAAAGGTATACCGTCATCTCGATTGGAACGGCCCCGAATCTTTAGAAAGAAGTTATGAAGTAATCAATACTTGGAACGAAGGTTACGATAAAGGCTGGATTATTCGTTTTGCTATTGCTAACAAAGTAACAAATGAAATTATTGGTACGATTTTCTTAAGTGAATTTGCAGGCAAACGAGCTGAAATTGGGTATGAATTATCCGAAGAATATTGGTGTCGTGGTATTATGTCTGAAGCTGTAAAAGAAGTATTATCAAAAGGATTTAATCAGTTAGGTTTAGTAAGAATACAGGCATTTGTCGCAGATGAAAATATTGCTTCAAAGAAATTATTGACCAAATTCTACTTTAAGAAAGAAGGTTGTTTAAGACGGTATGAATGTCACGGTGTTACGGGGAATGCAAAGATATGTTGA
- a CDS encoding CD3324 family protein — protein sequence MSYIKAKNLLPSELIELIQKYVDGEYIYIPRKEDNKKSWGSSTAIRREIDLRNSDIYNDYQSGMDMDNLAGKYYLSLKSIQRIVLKEKRNRIN from the coding sequence ATGAGCTATATAAAAGCAAAGAATCTATTACCATCTGAGTTGATAGAACTAATACAAAAGTATGTTGATGGAGAATATATTTACATCCCGCGAAAAGAAGACAATAAAAAGAGTTGGGGATCCAGTACTGCTATAAGAAGAGAAATTGATTTAAGAAATTCTGATATATATAACGATTATCAATCGGGAATGGATATGGATAATTTAGCTGGAAAATATTATTTGTCATTAAAGAGTATTCAAAGAATTGTACTAAAAGAAAAAAGAAATAGAATAAATTAA
- a CDS encoding DUF2441 domain-containing protein, whose product MEKNELYVYHIVTRKKMSLGQIINFGKNQKNTLYTFFFEREQLNSKGEDFIQIFQGHYTNEGLNLNNEDAQVALNYVDQTIRAIREVIVEMVRIQEYPEYPSRLSCLYAAKNYEDTLKWKALFDSYNRKVLQIVKLRVIGNSFEGDGNLLPKEDGVPFSKKIQQAREYWKGNIKNELPELLIDGIIEVVEIIEDFS is encoded by the coding sequence ATGGAAAAGAACGAATTGTATGTTTATCATATTGTTACTAGGAAAAAAATGAGTCTAGGGCAGATTATTAACTTTGGCAAGAATCAAAAGAACACCTTATATACCTTCTTTTTTGAGAGGGAACAACTGAATTCTAAAGGTGAAGACTTCATTCAGATTTTCCAGGGTCATTATACAAATGAAGGCTTGAACTTGAATAATGAGGATGCCCAAGTAGCTTTAAATTATGTCGATCAAACAATCAGAGCTATTAGAGAAGTAATTGTAGAGATGGTTAGAATACAAGAATATCCTGAATATCCTTCAAGGTTGTCTTGTTTATACGCTGCGAAAAACTATGAGGATACTTTGAAATGGAAAGCATTATTTGATTCTTACAATAGGAAGGTTTTGCAGATTGTTAAACTTCGAGTTATTGGAAATTCTTTTGAGGGAGATGGAAACCTTTTACCAAAGGAGGATGGGGTCCCTTTTTCCAAAAAAATTCAACAAGCTAGAGAATATTGGAAGGGTAACATAAAAAACGAGCTACCTGAGCTTTTGATAGACGGAATAATTGAAGTGGTAGAAATTATTGAAGATTTCTCGTAA
- a CDS encoding nucleoside deaminase, which yields MSMDKDRLFLEMALEEAEQALKENTYPVGAVIVDENFNLISKGRNRVHPANDATAHAEIDAIRNAGKAIFNAKIKREKFTIYTSLEPCPMCTGGILFANIKRVVWLLNDDLGFGGYRKIKDSKVFDERFNVVEMIEQPYEDLKNRQKELMSKWAINPNNVTNLRNAIK from the coding sequence ATGAGTATGGATAAAGATAGACTTTTTTTAGAAATGGCATTGGAAGAAGCAGAGCAAGCATTAAAGGAAAATACATACCCAGTAGGGGCGGTAATTGTTGATGAAAACTTTAACTTAATTTCTAAAGGTAGAAATAGGGTACATCCAGCAAATGATGCAACTGCCCACGCAGAAATTGATGCTATAAGAAATGCGGGTAAAGCAATATTTAATGCAAAAATAAAAAGAGAAAAATTCACAATATACACTTCATTAGAGCCTTGTCCTATGTGTACCGGTGGGATTTTATTTGCAAATATCAAAAGAGTTGTTTGGCTTCTAAACGACGACTTAGGATTTGGTGGTTATAGAAAAATAAAAGATTCAAAGGTCTTCGATGAAAGGTTTAATGTGGTAGAAATGATTGAACAACCATATGAAGATCTAAAAAATAGGCAAAAAGAGCTTATGAGTAAATGGGCAATTAATCCGAATAATGTTACAAACTTACGAAATGCAATAAAATAG
- a CDS encoding IS3 family transposase (programmed frameshift), which yields MSSKRRTFSTEFKKQVVALYENGKSRQDIAREYELTASALDRWITQFKQSGSFKEKDNRSSVEQELIDLRKRNKQLEMEVDIFKASRADHGTKIDVIQENRHKYSVLAMCKVLKIARSTFYHDTGIAIQKEQEKLAEEQKLKDKIVVIFEENRKVYGTRKIKDALKKAGLTVSRRRIGRLMDELGIQSKYTKPSYKPMSTPPNEESVRNVLNRAFNVDKEMSVLVSDLTYVRVGGNWNYICFLIDLYNREIVGYSVGEQKDAALVQRAFKSVRYPLQNVKMFHTDRGSEFKNVGIDELLSTFKIKRSLSQKGNPYDNAVAEATFKILKTELINGSHYPTLEQLSLELFDYVNWYNNIRSHSKLGYLSPVAYKILALNKVV from the exons ATGTCCAGTAAAAGAAGAACGTTTTCTACAGAATTTAAAAAACAAGTGGTGGCCCTATATGAAAATGGAAAAAGCCGTCAAGATATTGCCCGAGAATATGAATTAACCGCGTCTGCTTTAGACAGATGGATTACGCAATTCAAACAGTCAGGCTCCTTTAAAGAGAAAGACAACCGATCTTCGGTTGAGCAAGAACTGATTGACTTGCGTAAGAGAAATAAGCAACTCGAAATGGAAGTCGACATTT TTAAAGCAAGCCGCGCTGATCATGGGACGAAAATAGATGTGATTCAAGAAAATCGTCACAAATATTCTGTATTAGCAATGTGTAAAGTCCTAAAAATAGCTCGTAGTACTTTTTATCATGACACGGGAATAGCCATTCAAAAAGAACAAGAAAAGCTAGCTGAAGAGCAAAAATTAAAAGATAAAATAGTAGTGATTTTCGAAGAGAATCGTAAAGTATATGGAACCAGAAAAATAAAAGATGCCTTAAAAAAAGCTGGTTTAACAGTCTCTAGACGACGTATTGGTCGATTGATGGACGAACTAGGAATTCAATCGAAATATACAAAACCATCCTATAAACCAATGTCTACCCCTCCAAATGAAGAATCAGTTCGAAATGTATTAAATCGAGCATTTAACGTGGATAAAGAGATGTCTGTGTTAGTAAGTGACTTAACGTATGTGAGAGTAGGAGGAAACTGGAATTATATTTGTTTTTTAATCGATTTATATAACAGAGAAATCGTCGGGTATAGTGTCGGAGAACAAAAGGACGCAGCTCTAGTTCAGCGTGCCTTTAAGTCTGTTAGATATCCTCTGCAAAACGTAAAAATGTTCCATACAGATCGTGGATCTGAATTTAAAAATGTTGGTATCGATGAATTATTAAGTACATTTAAGATTAAGCGATCTCTAAGTCAAAAAGGAAATCCTTATGATAATGCGGTGGCAGAAGCGACTTTTAAGATTTTAAAAACAGAACTCATCAACGGATCGCACTACCCTACCCTTGAACAGCTGTCTCTTGAACTTTTCGATTATGTCAATTGGTACAATAATATCCGGTCGCACAGTAAACTGGGTTATCTAAGTCCGGTCGCTTATAAAATCTTAGCCCTTAATAAAGTTGTTTGA
- the hpaB gene encoding 4-hydroxyphenylacetate 3-monooxygenase, oxygenase component, whose protein sequence is MGAIDGKDFINRLNQLNNEIWYDGEKIEGLLSEQPAFKGLIQSKAALYDLQHDPKIKDEMTFISPVSGELIGLSYLQPKTKEDLIRRRKMSEHWARYSGGIMGRSPDYLNTVLMSFTSSVSFLKNKDKCFPNNLQSFYELARENDLSFTHTFISPQVNRSHIYFENTDEPIAAKVIDKNEEGIIIKGARLLATQGGLTDEVLVFSVGKFLFNEDEAFAFSIPSNTKGIKFICRDTFIGGQSSFNHPLSSRFEEMDSIVVFDNVLVPWDRVFYYNNAEVAEAFPIQSSFHPFTKHQVLTRQIVKTEFVLGIAQLLIETINISEYQHVQEKMSEIIIGLETMKSLLEKSENNAKLDKWGYMRPEIFPLQVAGNIFPKIYPRFTEIIQLIGASGMITLPTENAFQSIIRNDLDLYLQGATKTAEERVKIFRLAWDLTMSSFGTRQTQYERYFFGDPIRLSSDLYKKYPKNEFVKVVSNFLNLKKEE, encoded by the coding sequence ATGGGGGCTATTGATGGAAAAGATTTTATTAACCGATTAAATCAGTTAAATAATGAAATTTGGTACGACGGTGAAAAAATTGAGGGGTTGCTCTCTGAACAACCTGCTTTTAAGGGACTGATTCAGTCAAAAGCGGCTCTTTATGATTTACAACATGACCCAAAAATAAAAGATGAGATGACTTTTATTTCCCCAGTTTCAGGAGAACTTATTGGTCTTTCCTATTTGCAACCAAAAACGAAAGAGGACTTAATAAGAAGAAGGAAGATGTCTGAACATTGGGCAAGGTATTCAGGGGGTATCATGGGAAGAAGCCCAGATTATTTGAACACAGTTTTAATGAGCTTTACTTCTTCAGTATCCTTTTTAAAAAATAAGGACAAATGTTTTCCAAATAATCTACAATCATTTTACGAATTGGCCCGAGAAAATGACCTGTCGTTTACACATACCTTTATTTCTCCACAAGTGAATCGTTCTCATATTTACTTTGAAAATACCGATGAACCAATCGCCGCAAAAGTTATTGATAAAAATGAAGAAGGAATCATCATTAAAGGTGCCCGTCTTCTTGCTACACAAGGTGGTTTAACAGATGAAGTATTAGTATTTAGCGTTGGTAAATTTCTATTTAATGAAGATGAAGCTTTTGCTTTTTCAATCCCTTCTAACACGAAAGGAATAAAGTTTATTTGTAGGGATACATTCATCGGAGGTCAATCTTCTTTTAATCATCCATTAAGCTCGCGGTTCGAAGAAATGGATTCTATCGTTGTCTTTGACAATGTTTTAGTACCATGGGATAGAGTATTTTATTACAACAATGCGGAAGTAGCCGAAGCATTCCCCATTCAAAGCTCTTTTCATCCCTTTACTAAGCACCAAGTATTGACTAGACAAATTGTAAAAACAGAGTTCGTCTTAGGTATTGCTCAGCTTCTTATCGAAACGATTAATATTAGCGAGTATCAGCATGTCCAAGAAAAGATGTCAGAAATCATCATTGGTCTAGAGACAATGAAATCCTTGTTAGAAAAATCGGAAAATAACGCAAAATTAGATAAATGGGGATATATGCGACCAGAAATTTTCCCGCTTCAAGTTGCCGGTAACATTTTCCCTAAAATCTATCCTCGTTTTACTGAAATTATCCAGCTAATCGGAGCTAGTGGAATGATTACATTGCCTACCGAAAACGCATTTCAATCTATTATTAGAAATGACTTAGATTTATATCTTCAAGGAGCAACTAAGACCGCAGAGGAGCGAGTAAAAATATTTCGTTTAGCTTGGGATTTAACAATGAGTTCATTTGGAACAAGACAAACCCAATATGAGCGATACTTTTTTGGCGACCCGATTCGATTATCAAGTGATTTATATAAGAAATATCCAAAAAATGAATTTGTAAAGGTAGTTAGTAATTTCTTAAATTTAAAAAAAGAAGAGTAA